A single window of Loxodonta africana isolate mLoxAfr1 chromosome 10, mLoxAfr1.hap2, whole genome shotgun sequence DNA harbors:
- the LOC100661530 gene encoding LOW QUALITY PROTEIN: ATP synthase subunit g, mitochondrial-like (The sequence of the model RefSeq protein was modified relative to this genomic sequence to represent the inferred CDS: inserted 1 base in 1 codon; substituted 1 base at 1 genomic stop codon), translating to MISLSYAQFVHNLVEKASVMINIALTYLRPLLATFWHYAKVKLVPSTPAEILPSIXSLKKXVNSARTSSFKTAHSVTVKKALLNSLVITEVWMWFYINEIIGKHGIIDYYV from the exons ATGATTTCACTG AGCTATGCACAATTTGTCCATAACCTTGTGGAGAAGGCTTCAGTGATGATAAACATTGCTCTGACTTACTTGAGGCCTCTGTTGGCCACATTTTGGCACTATGCCAAGGTGAAGCTGGTTCCTTCAACCCCTGCTGAGATCCTGCCATCTATTTAGAGTctgaaaa aagtcaatagtGCTCGAACTAGCAGCTTCAAAACAGCTCACAGTGTCACAGTGAAGAAAGCTCTGCTGAATAGTTTGGTGATCACTGAGGTATGGATGTGGTTTTATATCAACGAGATCATAGGCAAGCATGGTATCATTGACTATTATGTTTGA